The genomic window CGCGGCCCGGCCCGGTGCGCCGAACGGGTATCATCCCTGTTCCGCGCACTTCACAGGATGTGAACAATGCGCCGGAACTCCTCCCCCCAGGACCCCCTGTTCGCATGCGCATCCTGCTTGCCCGCCACGGCGAAACGCCGTGGAACGCCGAAGGCCGCTACCAAGGCCAGATCGACATCCCGCTGTCGCCCATCGGCGAAGCCCAGGCCCAGGCCCTTGGCGCCCGCCTGGCTTCGGTCGACATCACCCGTGCCGTCGCCTCGCCGCTGTCACGCGCGCAGCGCACCGCGCAGCTGGCCCTCGGCGCCGCACGGGCCGACATGCTGCTGACCGAGCCGGAACTGCAGGAAATCGCCCACGGTGAGTGGGAGGGCCTGCTGGCCAGCGAGATCCACGAGAAGGACCCGTCGCGCCTGCAGGCCTGGCGCGAGGAACCCGATACCGTGCTGATGCCCGGCGGTGAATCGCTCCGCCTGGTGCTGGAACGCAGCTGGCGTGGCCTGGCCCGCGCCACCGAAGGCCTCGGCGAGCACGACACGCTGCTGGTGGTTGCCCATGACGCGGTCAACCGGGTGATCCTGTGCAGGGTGCTGGGCCTGCCGATCTCCCGCCTGTGGACCTTCCGCCAGGCACCGACCACGCTCAACCTGCTCGAAGGCGCCGACCTGGACAGCCTGGAGGTGGTGCGCCTGAACGACTGCGCCCACCACACGCCGTTCTTCGGCGAAGCCAAGCACCGCGCACTCTGATCCCACCCATCGAACCACCTGTTTCTGCTGGAACCGCTGCCGTGACGAACACCCCGACCACCCTGGCCGATTGGCTGGATTACATTGAACGCCAGCACCCGGCCAGCATCGACATGGGACTGCAGCGCGTGCGCAGCGTGGCCACGGCGATGGGCCTGGGCGCACCGGCCAGGCGCACCATCGTGGTCGGTGGTACCAACGGCAAGGGCTCGACCGTCGCCTTCATCGAAGCCATCGCGCGTGCCGCCGGCTGGAAGGTCGGTGCCTATACGTCGCCGCACCTGCTGCGCTACAACGAGCGCGTGCGCATCGATGGCCAGGACGTGGACGATGCCGCGCTGGTTGCTGCGTTCAATGCCGTCGAAGCGGCGCGCGGTGACACCACGCTGACCTATTTCGAGTACGGCACGCTGGCTGCGCTGCAGCTGTTCGCCGCTGCCGACCTCGACCTGGCCGTGCTGGAAGTGGGGCTGGGGGGCCGCCTGGACGCCGTCAACATCGTCGATGCCGATGTGGCGGTGATCACCACCGTGGACATCGACCACGCCGAGTGGCTGGGCGAGGACCGCGAGGCGATCGGCACCGAGAAGGCCGGCATCATCCGCGGCTGGAAGCCGGTGATCCTGGGCGAGACCGATCCGCCGTCGAGCGTGCTGGCGCGTGCCTATCTGCTGGGGGCCAATGCGATCCGTGGCGGCAGCGACTACTTCCATGAACCGATCGATGCACAGCGCTGGCGCTGGCGCGATGTCGGTACGCGGCTGGAACTGCCGACGCCGGCGCTGGCCGGCCCGATCCAGCTGGCCAACGCAGGCGCTGCGATCGCCGCACTGCGCGCGCTGGACAAGCCGGTGCCGCGCGCGGCCTGGGCTGAAGGCGTGGCGGCGGCGCGGATTGCCGGCCGCCTGCAGGCGTTCGAGCGCGACGGCGTGCAGATCCGCGTCGATGTCGGCCACAACCCGCAGGCCGCCGCGCAGCTGGCGCGGGCACTGAACGCCGAGGCGGTGCCTGGGCGCACCCTGGCCGTCTACGCCGCGCTGCAGGACAAGGACGCGGTCGGTGTGGTGCAGGCCCTGCAGGACGTCGTGGGCGACTGGACGCTGGCCGGCCTGGATGGCCCGCGCGGGCAGTCGGCGGCCCAGTTGCAGGTGCGCCTGGCCGATACCGTGGCTGGCACGGCGGCCCTGGCGGACACCGTCGAACAGGCGCTGGCGCAGGTGCTGGCGCGCGCCGAGCGCGGCGACCGGGTGCTGGTGTTCGGTTCGTTCCATACCGCTGCCGCTGCCCTGCAAGGGCTGCAGGCCCGCGCCTGACCGCCGTTCAGCCAGTACCGACGCCGTCCGGTCCGGCACCCGTATAATCGACCGCAACGTCCCGCCTGTCGCCTGCCCTACGTGGATACGCCCCTGAAACAGCGTCTGATTGGTGCCATCGTCCTGGTG from Stenotrophomonas sp. 704A1 includes these protein-coding regions:
- a CDS encoding histidine phosphatase family protein, translating into MRILLARHGETPWNAEGRYQGQIDIPLSPIGEAQAQALGARLASVDITRAVASPLSRAQRTAQLALGAARADMLLTEPELQEIAHGEWEGLLASEIHEKDPSRLQAWREEPDTVLMPGGESLRLVLERSWRGLARATEGLGEHDTLLVVAHDAVNRVILCRVLGLPISRLWTFRQAPTTLNLLEGADLDSLEVVRLNDCAHHTPFFGEAKHRAL
- the folC gene encoding bifunctional tetrahydrofolate synthase/dihydrofolate synthase: MTNTPTTLADWLDYIERQHPASIDMGLQRVRSVATAMGLGAPARRTIVVGGTNGKGSTVAFIEAIARAAGWKVGAYTSPHLLRYNERVRIDGQDVDDAALVAAFNAVEAARGDTTLTYFEYGTLAALQLFAAADLDLAVLEVGLGGRLDAVNIVDADVAVITTVDIDHAEWLGEDREAIGTEKAGIIRGWKPVILGETDPPSSVLARAYLLGANAIRGGSDYFHEPIDAQRWRWRDVGTRLELPTPALAGPIQLANAGAAIAALRALDKPVPRAAWAEGVAAARIAGRLQAFERDGVQIRVDVGHNPQAAAQLARALNAEAVPGRTLAVYAALQDKDAVGVVQALQDVVGDWTLAGLDGPRGQSAAQLQVRLADTVAGTAALADTVEQALAQVLARAERGDRVLVFGSFHTAAAALQGLQARA